The following coding sequences are from one Triticum dicoccoides isolate Atlit2015 ecotype Zavitan chromosome 4A, WEW_v2.0, whole genome shotgun sequence window:
- the LOC119284577 gene encoding tRNA-specific 2-thiouridylase MnmA-like — MLRVVSTLRPLLRSPLLPGPKPLPRPRRPPRPFRALSSAAPLAASPPSAPGEVEISEEHLIRCAAARRAPLRVAVLVSGGVDSSVALRLLHAAGHSCTAFYLKIWFQEDFRNFWSECPWDDDLKYAQAVCDKIDVPLEVVHLSDEYWNHVVSHMINEYRNGRTPNPDVLCNTRIKFGAFLEAIENLGFDYIASGHYAHVVHPPVENAEGPSVLQLSKDEIKDQTYFLSHLSQPQLRRLLFPLGCITKDEVRSLAVQMGLPNQYRKDSQGICFLGKVKFSEFVQRHIGEMEGILLEAETGDYLGTHRGFWFYTIGQRQGLRLSGGPWYVVEKDVQNNVVFVSRNYYSLDKRRRTFRVGSLNWFSDSGPADNEFLRCKVRHSPDFHDCTVTKEQTEENGDVLAVRLSEDDQGLAAGQFAAFYRDSVCLGSGIILDSWDEMSFPVCAKALETARMEDKSKLGKPVRIMNLEHLVKPEPEPAKVA; from the exons atgcTGCGCGTCGTCTCCACCCTCCGTCCGCTCCTCCGGAGCCCCCTCCTCCCGGGCCCTAAACCCCTCCCCCGCCCCCGCCGGCCGCCGCGGCCGTTCCGCGCCCTCTCGTCCGCAGCGCCGCTCGCAGCCTCCCCGCCCAGCGCGCCCGGGGAGGTTGAGATCAGCGAGGAGCACCTCATCCGGTGCGCGGCAGCGAGGAGGGCGCCGCTGCGGGTGGCGGTGCTGGTGAGCGGCGGGGTCGACAGCAGCGTCGCGCTCCGCCTCCTCCACGCAGCCGGGCACAGCTGCACCGCCTTCTACCTCAAGATTTGGTTCCAG GAAGATTTCAGGAACTTCTGGTCCGAGTGCCCGTGGGACGACGATTTGAAGTATGCACAGGCCGTGTGTGACAAG ATTGACGTACCATTAGAGGTGGTACATCTATCTGATGAGTACTGGAACCATGTG GTATCTCACATGATTAATGAGTACCGCAACGGACGCACACCGAACCCTGATGTTCTTTGCAACACAAGGATAAAGTTTG GAGCTTTCCTAGAAGCAATTGAAAACTTGGGGTTTGATTACATAGCCTCAGGACATTATGCACATGTAGTCCATCCACCCGTTGAGAATGCTGAAGGGCCATCGGTGCTCCAACTTTCGAAAGACGAG ATCAAGGATCAAACTTATTTCCTCTCACATCTCTCTCAGCCCCAGCTTAGAAGACTTCTTTTTCCACTGGGGTGTAtaacaaag GATGAAGTTCGCAGTCTGGCTGTTCAGATGGGCCTTCCTAACCAATATAGAAAGGATTCCCAGGGGATATGTTTTCTTGGAAAG GTCAAATTTAGCGAGTTTGTTCAAAGACATATAGGAGAAATGGAGGGTATACTTCTTGAGGCTGAAACTGGAGATTACCTAGGGACACACCGTGGGTTTTGGTTCTATACGATTGGTCAGCGACAAGGTTTGCGACTTTCTGGAGGACCTTG GTATGTTGTGGAGAAAGATGTGCAAAATAATGTGGTTTTTGTATCAAGGAATTACTATTCACTGGATAAGAGGAGGCGAACGTTTCGTGTTGGATCGCTAAACTGGTTTAGCGATTCTGGACCAGCAGACAATGAATTCCTCAGATGCAAG GTACGGCACAGTCCTGATTTCCATGATTGCACCGTGACAAAAGAGCAAACCGAAGAGAACGGAGACGTTTTGGCGGTGCGTCTGTCCGAAGACGACCAGGGTTTAGCAGCTGGCCAGTTTGCAGCGTTCTACCGTGACAGTGTGTGCCTGGGGTCAGGCATAATCCTGGATTCCTGGGACGAAATGAGCTTCCCTGTGTGCGCAAAGGCGCTAGAAACCGCTAGGATGGAGGACAAGTCCAAGCTGGGGAAGCCCGTAAGGATCATGAACCTGGAGCACCTGGTGAAACCAGAGCCGGAGCCGGCCAAGGTCGCTTGA
- the LOC119284579 gene encoding uncharacterized protein LOC119284579: MLKIRSAKCPWASVGAAGALVMLVTAVHVFMVPILPSSLDFSGARRSVHHRPRNVLPGAGVVDSRLRARFPADSYEAVTFRAAPWKAEIGRWLAGCHAESSAVNITEAIGTKRCEKDCSGNGVCNYDLGECRCFHGYAGKGCERVLKLECNLPSSPEWPVGPWIVSICPAQCDTTRTMCFCGPGTKYPDRPVAEACGFKTIVPAKPDDPKLTDWTTPDPDVFTTNSSKLGWCNVDPEDAYSSKVKFKEECHCKYDGLWGQFCETHVECICINQCSGHGHCRGGFCQCDSGYFGIDCSIPSAYSVAYEWPSWLQAPVNLPDLKNLSNIPINVNAVVEKKRPLIYVYDLPAEFDSHLLEGRHYKLECVNRIYDEKNRTIWTRQLYGAQMALYESILASPHRTLNGDEADYFYVPVLDSCLITRSDDAPHLQMPEDLRLRSYHTLEYYRKAYDHIAQRYPYWNRTSGRDHIWFFSWDEGACYAPKEIWNSMMLVHWGNTNTKHEKSTTAYWADNWDDIPLDRRGNHPCFDPRKDLVLPAWKEPNPGAIWLKLWARPRINRTTLFYFNGNLGPAYEEGRREDTYSMGIRQKLAAEFGSTPNKQGKLGRQHTANVTVTYVKSEMYYEELASSIFCGVLPGDGWSGRMEDSMLQGCIPVIIQDGIFLPYENVLNYNSFAVRIEEDEIPNLMRVLQGINDTQIDFMLGNVRQIWQRFFYRDTMLLEAERQKKLFAEEEAAWSVEVSKLEDGDDVFATFIQVLHYKLYNDPWRQGLLLEKETGLPSICSKAS; encoded by the exons ATGCTCAAAATCCGTTCGGCGAAATGCCCCTGGGCGTCCGTCGGCGCGGCCGGCGCCCTCGTGATGCTCGTCACCGCCGTCCATGTATTCATGGTGCCGATCCTCCCCTCGTCCCTGGATTTCTCGGGCGCTCGCCGCAGCGTCCACCACCGGCCGAGGAACGTGCTCCCGGGCGCTGGGGTTGTGGACTCACGCCTCAGGGCTCGGTTTCCTGCCGATTCATACGAAGCCGTGACGTTCCGTGCCGCGCCGTGGAAGGCCGAGATCGGGAGGTGGCTCGCTGGGTGCCATGCCGAATCATCAGCTGTCAACATTACTGAA GCTATTGGCACAAAGAGGTGCGAGAAAGACTGCAGTGGAAATGGTGTGTGCAACTATGACCTGGGGGAATGCAGATGCTTCCATGGATATGCTG GAAAAGGATGTGAGAGGGTTCTGAAGTTGGAGTGCAACCTCCCAAGTTCCCCAGAATGGCCTGTAGGACCCTGGATAGTTTCCATATGTCCAGCCCAGTGTGACACAACCAGGACAATGTGCTTTTGTGGACCAGGAACAAAATACCCGGATCGCCCTGTGGCAGAAGCTTGCGGCTTTAAAACAAT CGTGCCTGCAAAACCTGATGACCCGAAGCTTACCGACTGGACAACACCTGATCCAGATGTATTCACAACAAACAGCAGTAAGCTAGGATGGTGCAATGTGGACCCTGAGGATGCATATTCTTCCAAAGTGAAGTTTAAAGaagaatgtcattgcaaatatgatgGACTCTGGGGGCAGTTTTGTGAGACACATGTTGAATGCATTTGTATTAACCAGTGTTCCGGACATGGACATTGCCGTGGTGGTTTCTGTCAG TGCGACAGTGGATATTTTGGGATTGATTGCAGCATCCCATCGGCTTATTCAGTTGCATATGAATGGCCCTCATGGCTCCAAGCACCAGTGAACCTACCAGACCTAAAAAATTTAAGCAATATCCCCATCAATGTCAATGCTGTTGTTGAGAAAAAAAGACCACTAATATATGTGTACGATTTGCCAGCTGAGTTTGACAGTCATCTTCTTGAA GGACGACATTACAAGTTAGAGTGTGTGAACAGAATATATGATGAAAAGAACAGAACTATATGGACGCGGCAACTGTATGGTGCTCAG ATGGCACTCTATGAGAGCATTCTTGCTAGCCCTCACCGCACACTGAATGGGGATGAAGCTGATTATTTCTATGTGCCGGTTCTTGACTCTTGTCTAATAACTAGATCCGATGATGCCCCACACCTGCAGATGCCG GAGGACCTGCGCCTCAGGAGTTACCATACTCTTGAGTACTACAGAAAGGCTTATGATCACATAGCTCAGAGGTATCCTTACTGGAACCGCACTTCTGGAAGAGACCATATTTGG TTCTTTTCGTGGGATGAAGGTGCCTGCTATGCTCCAAAGGAGATCTGGAACAGCATGATGCTTGTCCACTGGGGAAATACCAACACAAAACATGAAAAATCAACGACTGCTTATTGGGCTGACAACTGGGATGATATTCCTTTGGATAGAAGAGGCAACCATCCATGTTTCGATCCGAGAAAGGACCTCGTGCTTCCAGCATGGAAGGAGCCTAACCCAGGGGCCATCTGGTTAAAACTATGGGCAAG GCCAAGGATCAATCGTACAACACTTTTTTATTTCAATGGTAATCTAGGACCAGCCTATGAAGAGGGTCGCCGTGAAGAcac GTATAGCATGGGGATTAGGCAAAAGCTGGCAGCTGAATTCGGttcaacaccaaacaagcaagggAAGCTTGGAAGGCAGCATACAGCCAACGTAACAGTTACGTACGTAAAatctgagatgtattatgaggaaCTAGCAAGCTCCATTTTCTGTGGTGTCCTGCCAGGGGATGGCTGGAGTGGGCGCATGGAAGACAGCATGCTTCAAGGATGCATTCCTGTCATAATACAG GATGGAATATTTCTTCCGTACGAGAATGTGCTTAATTACAACAGTTTTGCAGTCCGCATAGAAGAAGATGAGATCCCCAACCTCATGAGAGTCCTCCAA GGAATAAACGATACACAGATAGATTTTATGTTAGGAAATGTTCGCCAGATCTGGCAGAGATTCTTTTATCGCGACACCATGTTGCTAGAGGCAGAGAGGCAGAAAAAACTGTTTGCTGAAGAGGAGGCGGCCTGGTCAGTCGAGGTTTCGAAACTAGAAGATGGTGATGACGTCTTTGCAACTTTCATACAG GTATTGCATTACAAGTTATACAATGACCCATGGCGGCAAGGTCTCCTCCTAGAAAAGGAAACCGGTTTGCCGAGCATCTGCTCAAAGGCTTCCTGA
- the LOC119284578 gene encoding adenylosuccinate synthetase, chloroplastic, whose product MSLSTLNHHPAAAAAAGRGRSFSPAAPAPSSVRLPGRQAPAPAAASALAVEADPAADRVSSLSQVSGVLGSQWGDEGKGKLVDVLAPRFDIVARCQGGANAGHTIYNSEGKKFALHLVPSGILHEGTLCVVGNGAVIHVPGFFGEIDGLQSNGVSCDGRILVSDRAHLLFDLHQTVDGLREAELANSFIGTTKRGIGPCYSSKVTRNGLRVCDLRHMDTFGDKLDVLFEDAAARFEGFKYSKGMLKEEVERYKRFAERLEPFIADTVHVLNESIRQKKKILVEGGQATMLDIDFGTYPFVTSSSPSAGGICTGLGIAPRVIGDLIGVVKAYTTRVGSGPFPTELLGEEGDVLRKAGMEFGTTTGRPRRCGWLDIVALKYCCDINGFSSLNLTKLDVLSGLPEIKLGVSYNQMDGEKLQSFPGDLDTLEQVQVNYEVLPGWDSDISSVRSYSELPQAARRYVERIEELAGVPVHYIGVGPGRDALIYK is encoded by the exons ATGTCGCTCTCCACCCTCAaccaccaccccgccgccgccgccgccgccgggcggGGGAGGTCCTTCTCCCCGGCCGCCCCGGCGCCGTCGTCGGTGCGCCTGCCCGGGAGACaggcccccgcccccgccgccgcgtcCGCGCTCGCGGTGGAGGCGGACCCCGCCGCCGACAGGGTCTCGTCGCTGAGCCAGGTCTCCGGCGTGCTCGGGTCGCAGTGGGGCGACGAGGGGAAGGGGAAGCTCGTCGACGTGCTCGCCCCCCGCTTCGACATCGTCGCGCGTTGCCAG GGTGGAGCAAATGCTGGACACACCATCTACAACTCTGAAGGCAAGAAATTTGCCCTTCATCTTGTTCCATCTGGTATTCTCCATGAAGGAACACTCTGTGTTGTTGGCAACGGAGCGGTGATCCATGTTCCAGGGTTCTTTGGCGAAATTGATGGTCTTCAATCAAATGGAGTCAGTTGTGATGGAAGAATACTGGTGTCTGACAGGGCTCATTTGCTCTTTGATCTGCATCAGACTGTAGATGGACTTAGGGAAGCCGAGCTTGCAAATTCCTTCATAGGAACGACTAAGAGAGGCATTGGACCTTGTTATTCCAGCAAGGTCACTCGAAATGGGCTGCGAGTTTGTGATCTAAGGCACATGGACACTTTTGGGGATAAGCTTGATGTTTTATTCGAAGATGCTGCTGCGAGGTTTGAAGGCTTCAAGTACAGCAAAGGCATGCTCAAGGAAGAGGTTGAGAGGTACAAGAGGTTTGCAGAGCGTTTGGAGCCCTTCATTGCTGACACTGTTCATGTGTTGAATGAATCCATCCGACAGAAGAAGAAAATTCTGGTTGAAGGTGGTCAGGCAACTATGCTGGATATCGATTTTGGAACTTATCCATTTGTGACTTCTTCTAGCCCTTCCGCTGGTGGAATTTGCACTGGCCTTGGGATTGCCCCTAGGGTTATTGGCGACCTGATTGGAGTT GTAAAAGCTTACACAACAAGGGTTGGCTCTGGCCCTTTCCCAACTGAACTGCTTGGAGAGGAAGGTGATGTTCTTAGGAAGGCCGGAATGGAATTTGGAACGACTACAGGTCGCCCAAGACGTTGTGGCTGGCTTGACATCGTTGCACTGAAATACTGCTGTGACATCAATGGGTTTTCCTCTCTAAATCTAACAAAACTTGATGTTCTGTCCGGGTTACCAGAAATTAAGCTGGGTGTTTCTTATAATCAAATGGATGGAGAGAAACTACAATCCTTCCCAGGGGATCTTGACACCCTGGAGCAAGTACAG GTCAACTATGAGGTGCTTCCTGGGTGGGACAGTGACATATCTTCTGTCCGAAGTTACAGTGAACTCCCCCAAGCTGCCCGCCGTTACGTGGAGAGGATAGAAGAGCTCGCCGGTGTTCCAGTCCACTACATTGGTGTCGGGCCTGGGAGGGATGCTCTGATATACAAGTAA